In the Thermoplasmatales archaeon genome, ATTAACAATAGTGGCGGAAAAGCAGCAGTTTTTGGCGGTGATGTATCAAACAAGAGCGAAGTGGAATCAATATTCAATAGCATAGACGAAAAACTAGGAAGTATCGATGTACTCGTCAACAATGCAGGAATTGATGGTAAGAGAGAACTCTGCGGAGATGACATTCCCGAAGACTGGGAGAAGGTCATAGCAATTAATCTCATGGGGCCTTACTACTGTGCAAGGGAAGCCGTCAAAAGGATGAAGAAATCCGGACATGGAGTCATAATCAACATCACTTCAGTTCACGAATATCTACCGTGGTCTGGATATACTGCGTACTGCAGCGCTAAAGCAGGTCTATCCATGTTCACGAAAACATTGGCTCAGGAAGTCTCAGATTTTGGAATCCGGGTTGTCGCTGTAGCTCCGGGCGCGATCAAGACTCCAATAAACAAGAATGTTTGGAATAACCCGGACACATACAAGGATCTGCTGGAAAAGATCGCTATGCCTCGAATGGGTGAACCTGTGGACATAGCCGAGGCAGTAACATTCCTGGCAAGTGATCTAGCTTCGTACATAACGGGAACGACTCTTGTGGTAGACGGCGGCATGCTCCTTTATCCGGCGTTCAAGCACGGCGGTTAAAAAGCAAAATTATTTAGGCTGTGCCGGTGGTTCCGGAGGAACCATGTTGGTTTCTACGTACAACTTATTGGCCGTAACTAGATTATTTGGATAGACCACTACTGTTTTATCTGCTCTCTCAACAAAACTGTACATGGCAGTTACGTCTATGACTTTGCCGTCATCTCCAAGTAGGTTTATCCTATCATGTATTTTGAATGGTCTGCTTATCAGCACTATCAGGCCTGAAACAAGCTGGCCCAGAGTCGAGGCGAGAGCCATACCAATTACAATACCAAGGAATCCCCCAAATG is a window encoding:
- a CDS encoding glucose 1-dehydrogenase, with protein sequence MVEENTNKVPAVKVGIDLKGRVALVTGSSSGLGMEIAKYLAMAGATVAIHYHSEKQQADQVAAEINNSGGKAAVFGGDVSNKSEVESIFNSIDEKLGSIDVLVNNAGIDGKRELCGDDIPEDWEKVIAINLMGPYYCAREAVKRMKKSGHGVIINITSVHEYLPWSGYTAYCSAKAGLSMFTKTLAQEVSDFGIRVVAVAPGAIKTPINKNVWNNPDTYKDLLEKIAMPRMGEPVDIAEAVTFLASDLASYITGTTLVVDGGMLLYPAFKHGG